In the Methanococcus maripaludis genome, one interval contains:
- the cbiQ gene encoding cobalt ECF transporter T component CbiQ, whose product MTNSFLIDSIANCNNLGSVNPTLKVIFAISSLLVSVFSKTFIVPLLITIIMGFVVIFAAKVPKNVYLKLLAIPVIFGIITFVMMTFLFGTEIYMTFDFFGITINLLKDGFSLGLLTFFKMLGGVSCTLFLALTTPFTEIFCILKKSKIPKNMLEIAMMMYRCIFVLLEEAFTMENAQKTRLGYKTLKTSYHSLGLLAGSLFIKALDKGDVIYNSLNSRGYDGDLMFFGNMSYPNPGYIVLIGIFELLLLSLNYIKIY is encoded by the coding sequence ATGACGAACAGTTTCTTGATTGATAGCATTGCAAATTGTAACAATTTGGGGTCAGTTAATCCTACCTTGAAGGTTATTTTTGCAATCTCATCACTGCTCGTCAGTGTTTTTTCTAAAACTTTCATCGTACCTCTTTTAATCACAATTATAATGGGTTTTGTAGTTATTTTTGCTGCAAAAGTACCAAAAAATGTTTATTTAAAATTATTAGCAATACCTGTTATTTTTGGAATTATTACTTTCGTAATGATGACTTTTTTATTTGGAACCGAAATTTACATGACATTCGATTTTTTCGGAATTACAATTAATTTACTAAAAGACGGATTTAGTCTTGGACTTTTAACATTTTTTAAGATGCTTGGTGGAGTATCTTGCACACTATTTTTAGCGCTGACGACCCCGTTCACGGAAATTTTCTGCATTTTGAAAAAGTCCAAAATACCAAAAAACATGCTAGAAATTGCGATGATGATGTACCGTTGCATATTTGTGTTGTTAGAAGAAGCTTTTACAATGGAAAATGCGCAGAAAACAAGACTCGGCTACAAAACTCTCAAAACGTCATACCACTCCCTTGGATTACTTGCGGGAAGTTTATTCATAAAAGCACTCGATAAAGGCGATGTAATCTATAACTCGCTCAATTCAAGAGGCTACGATGGAGATTTAATGTTTTTTGGAAATATGTCCTATCCGAACCCAGGCTATATTGTGCTTATAGGCATATTTGAATTACTGTTACTGTCTTTAAATTACATTAAAATATATTAA
- a CDS encoding ATP-binding cassette domain-containing protein, with translation MAILETRDLKYSYPDGTVALNGINFKAEEGEMIAILGPNGAGKSTTFLHFNGILKPSSGSVILKGEPIKYDNKSLLNVRKTVGIVFQNPDDQLFAPTVEQDVAFGPMNLGLSKEEIEKRVKDSLKAVSMEGSERKPPHHLSGGQKKRIAIAGILAMNPEIIVLDEPTSGLDPMGASQIMKLLYDLNKKGITIVISTHDVDLVPIYANKVYLLNKGKIIKGGTPKEVFSDSETVRGAHLRLPRVAHLIELLENEDHLGIKMGYTIGEARRNIKEFIGGINHA, from the coding sequence ATGGCGATTTTGGAAACGAGAGATTTAAAGTATTCTTATCCAGACGGAACTGTCGCACTTAACGGAATTAATTTTAAAGCTGAAGAAGGGGAAATGATAGCAATTTTAGGTCCAAATGGGGCTGGAAAATCTACTACGTTTCTCCATTTTAACGGAATTTTAAAACCAAGTAGCGGTAGCGTAATTTTAAAAGGCGAACCTATAAAATATGACAACAAATCGCTTTTAAATGTTAGAAAAACTGTTGGAATTGTATTTCAAAACCCTGACGACCAGCTTTTTGCCCCCACTGTTGAACAGGACGTTGCATTTGGACCGATGAATCTCGGACTTTCGAAAGAAGAAATTGAAAAAAGAGTAAAAGATTCATTAAAAGCCGTTTCAATGGAAGGTTCTGAGAGAAAACCTCCACATCATTTAAGTGGTGGCCAGAAAAAGAGAATCGCTATCGCAGGAATTTTAGCAATGAATCCAGAAATTATTGTTCTTGATGAACCAACTTCGGGACTTGATCCGATGGGGGCATCCCAGATCATGAAGTTACTATATGATTTAAATAAAAAGGGAATAACAATTGTCATATCCACTCACGACGTAGATTTAGTTCCAATATATGCAAATAAAGTTTATTTACTAAATAAAGGAAAAATTATCAAAGGAGGAACCCCTAAAGAAGTTTTCAGTGACTCCGAAACGGTTAGGGGTGCACATTTAAGGCTCCCGAGAGTTGCACATTTGATAGAACTTTTAGAAAATGAAGACCATTTAGGGATAAAAATGGGTTACACCATAGGGGAAGCAAGAAGAAATATCAAAGAATTTATCGGGGGAATTAATCATGCATGA
- a CDS encoding MogA/MoaB family molybdenum cofactor biosynthesis protein has protein sequence MHERISDIKYAVITVSDSRFNEKIAGTEITDKSGDFLRDELNAKIYHLIPDNKMMLEGLIEHIVEFTDVNSIVITGGTGLSKRDNTADVVKGMYEKELDGFKIIFHNLSYGEVKYSTVLSRASAGIYKEKIIYSIPGSINACKTALDIIKTETSHIIGHIK, from the coding sequence ATGCATGAAAGAATTTCAGATATAAAATATGCAGTAATTACTGTAAGTGACAGCCGATTTAATGAAAAAATTGCAGGAACTGAAATAACCGATAAATCGGGGGATTTTTTAAGGGATGAATTGAATGCAAAAATATACCATTTAATTCCAGATAATAAAATGATGTTAGAAGGCTTAATCGAACATATCGTCGAGTTTACAGATGTTAATTCCATTGTAATTACAGGTGGAACAGGACTTTCTAAAAGAGACAATACTGCCGATGTTGTAAAAGGCATGTATGAAAAAGAACTGGATGGATTTAAAATAATATTCCATAATTTAAGCTACGGTGAAGTAAAATATTCAACAGTTCTTTCAAGAGCATCTGCTGGAATTTACAAAGAAAAAATTATATATTCCATTCCTGGATCGATTAATGCCTGTAAAACAGCGCTTGATATTATTAAAACCGAAACCAGCCACATTATTGGCCATATTAAATAA
- a CDS encoding mechanosensitive ion channel family protein, giving the protein MPISLMGYTISIDLFLIVKAILVLVLGYLAVKIVSGILEKGAKKSKIPELVSEFVIKLFSAILYVFVILLAVGLFGVETGPIILGLSASLGLILGFGLQDTLTNLTSGLWIAVMRPLDKAETVQIGGMTGTVVEVGIMATKLLTPDNVVITIPNKLVWGSPITNYTRMDIRRVDVAVGVSYGENLDNAVSKALELISGHPLVLKDPAPAVAITGLGSSSVDLQLRAWTKTSDYWTVKGDLTKGIYEKYGKEGIEIPFPQMDIHLHKY; this is encoded by the coding sequence ATGCCTATTTCATTAATGGGTTATACAATATCTATAGATCTGTTTTTAATTGTTAAGGCCATTTTAGTACTTGTTTTAGGGTATTTGGCTGTAAAAATTGTATCTGGGATATTAGAAAAAGGGGCTAAAAAAAGTAAGATTCCAGAACTTGTTTCTGAATTTGTTATTAAACTATTTAGCGCAATACTCTATGTATTTGTGATACTGCTTGCAGTAGGTCTTTTTGGTGTTGAAACCGGACCAATAATTTTGGGACTTTCTGCATCACTTGGTCTAATTTTGGGTTTTGGCCTACAAGATACACTTACAAATTTAACATCTGGGCTTTGGATTGCAGTTATGAGGCCACTTGATAAGGCAGAAACTGTCCAAATCGGCGGAATGACTGGAACCGTTGTCGAAGTTGGAATTATGGCAACCAAACTTTTAACTCCAGACAACGTAGTTATTACAATTCCAAATAAGTTGGTTTGGGGAAGTCCAATAACCAATTACACTAGAATGGACATAAGAAGAGTAGACGTTGCTGTCGGAGTTAGCTACGGTGAAAATTTAGACAATGCAGTATCTAAAGCACTCGAACTTATTTCCGGACATCCTTTAGTATTAAAAGACCCTGCACCAGCAGTAGCTATAACAGGTCTTGGTAGTTCGTCAGTAGATTTACAGCTTAGGGCATGGACAAAAACCAGTGACTACTGGACTGTAAAAGGAGATCTTACAAAAGGAATCTATGAAAAATACGGAAAAGAAGGTATCGAAATTCCATTCCCGCAGATGGATATACATCTCCACAAATATTAA
- a CDS encoding lactaldehyde dehydrogenase, with protein MFIDGKWIIRDDIDVFDPYTLKNIEKITALDREETKNAIEITEKNKEVMKNLSPSKRYSILMKIAEQISLKKDLFAKTISIDVGKPIKQSKIEVDRTLTAFRLSAFYAKELRGETINSENGLIFTKKEPLGVVGAITPFNFPLNLITHKIGPAIATGNSVILHPSSKAPIAAIYLTKIIEHVLKQMDIPRGVFNLATGNGDIVGDEISKNDKINMVSFTGSVEIGESISKNAKMKKVTLELGGNNPMIVLKDSDIKLAAKSAVKSKFLNAGQVCISVGQVLVEEEVLETFTKYIIDETKNLVLGNPLDTKTDIGPLISPESALRIENLIKESVNEGGELLIGGNRQNSLIFPAVINIDEDNLLSKIETFGPVLPILKVKNSEEAVSIANNSKYGLQAGVFTNDINKAMKIADSLEYGGIMINSSPTFRKDNMPFGGVKKSGLGREGIKYTVEEMCETKTVVIHNI; from the coding sequence ATGTTTATCGATGGAAAATGGATTATAAGAGATGATATCGATGTTTTTGACCCGTACACACTCAAAAATATCGAAAAAATAACTGCTCTTGATAGGGAAGAAACAAAAAATGCAATTGAAATTACGGAAAAAAATAAAGAAGTAATGAAAAATTTAAGCCCTTCGAAACGATACAGTATTTTAATGAAAATTGCAGAACAGATTAGCTTAAAAAAAGATCTATTTGCAAAAACAATTTCAATTGATGTTGGAAAACCAATAAAACAGTCCAAAATAGAAGTTGATAGAACGTTGACTGCATTTAGGCTTTCTGCATTCTATGCAAAGGAACTTCGTGGAGAAACAATCAATTCGGAAAATGGTCTCATATTTACAAAAAAGGAACCTTTGGGAGTAGTTGGGGCAATAACTCCATTCAATTTTCCATTGAATTTAATAACACACAAAATTGGCCCTGCAATTGCCACTGGAAACTCTGTTATATTACATCCTTCGTCAAAAGCACCGATTGCTGCAATATACCTTACGAAAATTATAGAACATGTTTTAAAACAGATGGACATTCCAAGAGGAGTATTTAACCTTGCAACCGGAAACGGGGATATTGTAGGCGATGAAATCTCAAAAAACGACAAAATAAATATGGTTTCTTTTACTGGAAGCGTTGAAATTGGGGAATCCATATCAAAAAATGCGAAAATGAAAAAAGTTACACTTGAACTCGGTGGAAATAACCCGATGATAGTCTTAAAAGATTCCGACATCAAATTAGCTGCTAAATCCGCAGTTAAAAGTAAATTTTTAAATGCAGGACAGGTCTGTATCTCGGTTGGACAGGTACTCGTTGAAGAAGAAGTTTTAGAAACTTTTACAAAATATATTATCGATGAAACCAAAAACCTCGTTTTAGGAAATCCGCTTGATACTAAAACCGATATCGGCCCACTCATAAGCCCCGAAAGTGCGCTAAGGATTGAAAATTTGATAAAAGAATCCGTAAACGAAGGCGGAGAATTATTAATTGGAGGAAATAGGCAAAACAGCTTAATTTTTCCCGCTGTAATCAATATTGATGAAGACAATCTTTTATCAAAAATTGAAACTTTTGGCCCGGTTTTACCGATATTAAAAGTAAAGAATAGTGAAGAAGCAGTATCTATTGCAAATAATTCTAAATATGGACTTCAAGCAGGTGTATTCACCAATGATATAAATAAAGCCATGAAAATAGCGGATTCACTTGAATACGGCGGAATAATGATAAATAGCAGCCCCACATTTAGAAAAGACAATATGCCTTTTGGAGGGGTCAAAAAAAGTGGTCTTGGAAGAGAAGGCATAAAATATACTGTAGAAGAAATGTGCGAGACTAAAACGGTTGTAATTCATAACATTTAA
- a CDS encoding TldD/PmbA family protein, translating to MSFLNELDLNIEKLEKLLEIGTYADLRIVSGESNNIIQKDGIIDEISSGIASGVIIRVLEKNGWGFATSNNVSLKNIEEIIKKAHNMAKISNTHTKKSIELKDVPVICDNIKADVKIHPENVSIEEKKEYLKSAHENMSGEKIVSTSVSYSDGEGHSILMTSEGTKIENESVKALLRMTAIAKDGTLQFAFDRIGGNGFEIIKNAKIEEMAKNTKDRAIRLLTAESCPKGTFDVILDPELAGVFIHEAVGHAAEADLVLQNDSVFLDRIGTSVGSEEVTVIDDATIEKSFGQYKYDHEGVKGEKTTLIEDGVLKGYLHSRETAGRLNMDVTGNARADGLSRPIVRMSNTYIKPGSWKFDELLEDTKTGIFLKGSRGGQVDTGKGLFQFNAVEAFLIEDGVLTKTLRDAGLSGEILDILHHIDAISDEFELSVGYCGKGGQSVPVGDGGGSVRTKTTLS from the coding sequence GTGAGTTTTTTAAACGAACTTGATTTAAACATTGAAAAACTTGAAAAATTACTCGAAATTGGAACTTATGCGGATTTAAGAATTGTATCTGGTGAATCAAACAATATTATCCAAAAAGACGGAATAATCGATGAAATTTCTTCGGGAATAGCTTCTGGCGTGATTATAAGGGTACTTGAAAAAAACGGATGGGGTTTTGCAACCTCAAATAATGTTTCTTTGAAAAATATTGAAGAAATAATAAAAAAAGCACACAACATGGCAAAAATATCAAATACTCACACCAAAAAATCAATTGAATTAAAAGATGTTCCTGTAATTTGCGACAATATAAAAGCTGATGTAAAAATTCATCCTGAAAACGTCTCAATCGAAGAAAAAAAGGAATATTTAAAATCGGCACACGAAAACATGTCTGGAGAAAAAATAGTTAGCACTTCTGTAAGTTACAGTGACGGGGAAGGACATTCTATTTTAATGACTAGTGAAGGAACCAAAATAGAAAATGAAAGTGTTAAGGCCCTTTTAAGAATGACTGCTATTGCAAAAGATGGAACATTGCAATTTGCATTTGATAGAATCGGTGGAAACGGATTTGAAATAATTAAAAATGCGAAAATAGAAGAAATGGCTAAAAATACAAAGGATAGGGCAATACGACTACTAACTGCTGAAAGCTGTCCAAAAGGAACTTTTGATGTAATATTAGATCCAGAACTTGCAGGAGTATTCATTCACGAAGCTGTTGGTCACGCTGCTGAAGCAGACCTTGTGTTACAGAACGATAGCGTATTTTTAGATAGAATTGGTACTTCTGTCGGTAGTGAAGAAGTAACTGTAATTGATGATGCCACGATTGAAAAATCGTTTGGGCAGTATAAATACGACCACGAAGGAGTTAAGGGGGAAAAAACTACCTTAATTGAAGATGGGGTATTAAAAGGATACTTGCATTCAAGAGAAACTGCTGGAAGACTTAATATGGATGTTACAGGAAATGCAAGAGCTGATGGGCTTAGTCGACCAATTGTCAGAATGAGTAACACATACATTAAGCCTGGATCTTGGAAATTTGACGAACTTTTGGAAGATACGAAAACAGGAATATTTTTAAAAGGATCAAGAGGGGGACAGGTCGATACTGGAAAAGGACTATTCCAGTTTAACGCTGTTGAAGCATTTTTAATTGAAGATGGAGTTTTGACAAAAACATTAAGGGATGCAGGACTCAGTGGTGAAATTTTAGATATTTTACACCACATAGATGCAATATCTGATGAATTCGAATTAAGTGTAGGATACTGTGGAAAAGGGGGCCAGAGCGTTCCAGTAGGGGACGGAGGAGGAAGTGTTAGAACGAAAACTACACTTTCATAA
- a CDS encoding bifunctional NADP phosphatase/NAD kinase: MDMLDMALNIAKDIEKSVKPLIGWEKSNEVVKIGADGTPTKRIDLIAENVAINSIEKVCSAILISEEIGFKKIGKNKPEYVIVLDPVDGTYNSLKDIPFYSAAVAIGRIDKFADNFEEMLKNLKMSDLEVGVVRNIATGDTYYAEKGKGAYLLKKGEKKSISISNSSNLKDSSIGLFAHDISLDTLKFIKDRRFRRIRLFGSIALEMCYVAKGALDAFINVNETTRLCDIAAGYVIIKEAGGIVTDKNGQEVNLDLDVNSKVSVICSNEILHKKLVGIFGNRWRIKPTNFGIISRIDNEESIAVALDVINYLDSKGIKYELDSGTYNALKDRLVKECNVISNIEEISHMISIGGDGTVLRASKMIRGNEIPIICINMGTVGFLTEFSKDEIFSAIDSIICGCYKVEKRTKLMGFAKLSDGNQQILSDSLNEVVITTKNPAKMLHFEVYIDGNLVEDVRADGIIVSTPNGSTAYSLSSGGPIIEPTVEGFVIVPICPFKLSSRPLVVNANSEIKIKLLKKSTYVVIDGNTEFEAKKGDEIVLRKSESNAYFVKGDNFYNKLKKLSLM, from the coding sequence ATGGACATGTTGGACATGGCTTTGAATATTGCCAAGGACATCGAGAAAAGTGTTAAACCTTTAATCGGATGGGAAAAATCTAACGAAGTCGTCAAAATCGGGGCAGATGGTACTCCGACAAAAAGAATTGATTTAATTGCGGAAAATGTTGCTATAAACTCGATAGAAAAGGTTTGTTCGGCAATTTTAATAAGCGAAGAAATCGGATTTAAAAAAATAGGCAAAAATAAGCCAGAATACGTTATAGTCTTGGATCCTGTTGATGGGACCTACAATTCATTAAAAGATATTCCTTTTTATTCTGCAGCAGTTGCAATCGGGCGAATTGATAAATTTGCAGATAATTTTGAAGAAATGCTAAAAAATCTTAAAATGAGCGATCTAGAAGTTGGGGTAGTTCGAAATATCGCAACAGGGGATACTTATTACGCTGAAAAAGGAAAAGGTGCGTATCTTTTAAAGAAAGGCGAGAAAAAATCAATTTCCATTTCAAATTCTTCTAATTTAAAAGATTCTTCAATAGGGCTTTTTGCACACGATATTTCTTTAGATACTCTTAAATTTATAAAAGATAGAAGATTTAGGAGAATCAGACTTTTTGGATCTATTGCCCTTGAGATGTGCTATGTTGCAAAGGGTGCACTCGATGCATTTATTAATGTAAATGAAACAACCCGGCTTTGCGATATTGCAGCAGGATATGTTATAATTAAAGAAGCTGGGGGGATTGTAACCGATAAGAATGGTCAGGAAGTAAATCTTGATCTCGATGTCAATTCGAAAGTTTCAGTGATATGTTCAAATGAAATACTCCATAAAAAGCTTGTAGGGATATTTGGAAACCGCTGGAGAATTAAACCAACAAACTTTGGAATAATTTCAAGAATAGATAATGAAGAATCGATCGCGGTTGCTCTTGATGTCATAAATTATTTGGATTCAAAAGGGATAAAATACGAGCTCGATAGTGGAACGTATAATGCGTTAAAGGATCGTTTAGTTAAAGAATGCAATGTTATCTCAAATATTGAAGAGATATCCCATATGATTTCCATCGGAGGGGATGGAACAGTACTTCGGGCATCTAAAATGATTCGTGGAAACGAAATCCCAATAATATGTATAAACATGGGTACAGTTGGGTTTTTAACTGAATTTAGCAAAGACGAGATATTTTCTGCAATCGATTCAATAATCTGCGGATGTTATAAAGTCGAGAAAAGAACGAAATTAATGGGTTTTGCAAAGCTTTCCGATGGTAACCAACAAATTTTAAGCGACTCTTTAAATGAAGTCGTGATTACAACTAAAAATCCTGCAAAAATGCTTCATTTTGAAGTATATATCGATGGAAATCTTGTAGAGGACGTAAGGGCTGATGGGATAATCGTTTCAACTCCAAATGGCTCTACAGCATATTCTTTGAGTTCTGGTGGTCCGATAATTGAGCCAACGGTTGAAGGATTTGTAATTGTTCCAATATGTCCGTTTAAACTTTCATCAAGGCCTTTAGTGGTAAATGCAAATTCTGAAATAAAGATAAAACTTTTGAAAAAATCCACGTATGTTGTAATTGATGGAAACACAGAATTTGAAGCAAAAAAAGGCGATGAAATAGTTTTGAGAAAATCTGAATCAAATGCTTACTTTGTAAAAGGAGATAATTTCTACAACAAGTTAAAAAAATTAAGTTTAATGTAA
- the pstK gene encoding L-seryl-tRNA(Sec) kinase — MLIILTGLPSVGKSTFSKAISKKMAEKNIDNIILGTDLVRESFPVWKESYEEFIRDSNSYLIKNALENNFSVIVDDTNYYNSKRRDLMNIAKECDNNYVTIYLKAPLDLLLKRNIERGQKIPNEVIKNMYEKFDTPGTKYAWDLPDITVDTTEKIDHNEILSKILKIAENKSSKIEEDKISNSNSVESDLQKIDNITRNIVGELIKTEKINKKDIKLVSEIRKSFLKDCKKIESKKMDLKKIEKDFLDYLNKNLKIN, encoded by the coding sequence ATGCTAATTATCTTAACTGGACTTCCTTCAGTTGGAAAATCGACGTTTTCAAAAGCAATATCAAAAAAGATGGCTGAAAAAAATATCGACAACATCATACTTGGAACAGATTTAGTTAGGGAAAGTTTTCCAGTTTGGAAAGAATCTTATGAAGAATTTATAAGGGATTCAAACAGTTATTTGATAAAAAACGCACTTGAAAACAATTTTAGTGTTATTGTAGATGATACAAATTATTACAATTCAAAAAGACGGGATTTAATGAACATCGCAAAGGAATGCGATAATAATTACGTTACAATATATCTTAAAGCGCCTTTGGACTTACTTTTGAAACGAAATATTGAAAGAGGACAGAAAATCCCAAACGAAGTCATAAAAAATATGTATGAAAAGTTCGATACTCCTGGAACCAAATATGCATGGGATTTGCCAGATATTACAGTGGATACTACTGAAAAAATAGATCATAACGAAATTCTAAGTAAAATTTTGAAAATAGCCGAAAATAAAAGCTCAAAAATTGAAGAAGATAAAATTTCAAATTCAAACTCCGTTGAAAGTGATTTGCAAAAAATCGACAATATTACAAGAAATATTGTTGGAGAGTTAATAAAAACTGAAAAAATTAATAAAAAAGATATAAAATTAGTTTCTGAAATTAGAAAATCGTTTTTAAAGGACTGTAAGAAAATTGAATCCAAAAAAATGGATTTGAAAAAAATTGAAAAGGATTTTTTAGATTACTTGAATAAGAATTTAAAAATAAACTAA
- a CDS encoding amidohydrolase, with product MILVKDAIINGKKQDLLVEGNIIKKIGNISISEVSKDETEIIDGKNCVLIPGLVNTHTHVPMSLFRGVADDIPLMEWLSGHIWPMESKLNEKIVYAGTLLGTVEMIKSGTTAFNDMYFFLDSIIKAVDETGIRSTIAYGMIDLFDEEKREKELKTARKSLETIKNLNNSRITGALGPHAPYTCSKELLESTNTLAREYNVPIHIHMNETLDEINQVVEKTGMRPFEYLNSFGFFNDVNTICAHCVHLSDSEIQIMKEKNIFAAHNPVSNLKLASGVSPVLKLLENNVPVTLGTDGCGSNNNMNLFEEIKAAALIHKGVNLNPVAVTAKEAFEFATLNGAKALNINSGEIKEGKLADFVIINMKKPYLTPKENIESHLVYSFNGVVDTVVIDGKIVLNDGKMVTIDEEKVYELAEEAYLELTK from the coding sequence ATGATTTTAGTAAAAGATGCAATTATAAATGGAAAAAAGCAGGATTTACTTGTTGAAGGAAATATTATTAAAAAAATTGGAAATATTTCAATTTCAGAAGTTTCAAAAGACGAAACCGAAATAATCGATGGAAAAAACTGTGTTTTAATTCCTGGACTTGTAAATACACACACTCACGTTCCAATGTCTCTTTTCAGGGGAGTTGCAGACGATATCCCTTTAATGGAATGGTTGAGTGGACACATCTGGCCAATGGAATCAAAATTGAATGAAAAAATCGTTTACGCGGGAACTCTTCTTGGAACTGTTGAAATGATTAAAAGCGGAACAACTGCATTTAATGATATGTATTTTTTCCTCGATTCGATAATTAAAGCAGTTGACGAAACAGGAATTCGATCAACAATTGCATACGGAATGATTGATTTATTTGACGAAGAAAAAAGGGAAAAAGAATTAAAAACTGCAAGAAAATCCCTTGAAACAATTAAAAACTTAAATAATTCGAGAATTACGGGAGCACTTGGGCCTCATGCGCCATATACATGTTCAAAAGAGCTTTTAGAAAGTACGAATACACTTGCAAGAGAATACAACGTTCCAATTCATATTCACATGAATGAAACATTAGACGAAATAAATCAAGTAGTCGAAAAAACAGGAATGAGGCCTTTTGAATATTTGAATTCATTTGGATTTTTCAATGACGTAAATACGATCTGTGCGCACTGCGTTCATTTGAGCGATTCAGAAATTCAAATAATGAAAGAAAAGAATATTTTTGCAGCACACAATCCAGTAAGTAACTTGAAGCTTGCATCCGGAGTTTCACCGGTTTTAAAATTACTTGAAAACAACGTTCCAGTAACTCTTGGAACTGACGGCTGTGGAAGTAACAACAATATGAATTTGTTCGAAGAGATAAAAGCAGCAGCTTTGATACATAAAGGCGTAAACTTAAATCCTGTAGCAGTAACTGCAAAAGAAGCGTTTGAATTTGCAACTTTAAACGGTGCAAAAGCATTGAATATTAATTCCGGAGAAATAAAAGAAGGAAAGCTTGCAGATTTCGTGATTATAAATATGAAAAAGCCTTATTTAACACCTAAAGAAAATATCGAATCACATCTGGTGTATTCCTTCAACGGTGTAGTCGATACAGTTGTAATTGATGGTAAAATTGTGTTAAATGATGGAAAAATGGTTACTATCGATGAAGAAAAAGTTTATGAGCTAGCAGAAGAAGCATACCTTGAATTAACCAAATAA
- the pyrE gene encoding orotate phosphoribosyltransferase: protein MVTAEELSLKNELISLLKDVNCVKFGDFTLASGKQSKYYVDIKKATTNPKVLKAAAKLVNYYVSNENVENLKIAGVELGSVSIATAVSLETEKDLLIIRKKAKEYGTKNKIEGELNPGDNVIVMEDVTTTGGSVSKAVDEIRAASGNVKKIYVIVDRQEGAKENLAQNNVELVPLVTIEELGLNK from the coding sequence TTGGTAACAGCGGAAGAACTCAGTTTAAAAAATGAATTGATAAGTTTATTGAAAGATGTAAATTGCGTGAAGTTTGGTGACTTTACATTGGCCTCCGGAAAGCAGAGTAAATATTACGTAGATATTAAAAAGGCTACAACAAACCCGAAAGTTTTAAAAGCAGCTGCAAAACTTGTAAATTATTATGTTTCAAATGAAAATGTTGAAAATTTAAAAATTGCAGGGGTAGAACTTGGGTCAGTTTCAATTGCAACAGCAGTTTCCTTAGAAACAGAAAAAGACCTTTTAATAATTAGAAAAAAGGCAAAAGAATACGGAACAAAAAATAAAATCGAAGGGGAATTAAATCCTGGCGATAATGTAATTGTAATGGAGGACGTTACAACAACAGGTGGAAGCGTTTCAAAGGCAGTGGATGAGATAAGGGCAGCTTCTGGAAACGTTAAAAAAATTTACGTAATTGTTGATAGACAAGAAGGCGCAAAAGAAAATTTAGCTCAAAATAATGTTGAATTAGTTCCTCTGGTTACAATCGAAGAACTAGGACTTAATAAATAA